In a single window of the Amycolatopsis sp. cg5 genome:
- a CDS encoding MCE family protein, translating into MTIDTRARRSVYTYLAFACVVALVLSGGLWFVLGERAGTRLSAYFGKTVGLYAGSSVRVLGIKVGEITAVTPQGAAVRVDMRVDSGVDIPADAGAVVVAPSLVSDRYVQLTPAYDSGPVMASGTVIGKERTATPVELDDLYTSLDKLSSSLGPNGANKNGALSGALDTAAANLDGNGENLNSTVTRLAELAKTLDGSKDDLFSTVENLNSFTHALSESDRQLNSFYTRAAQVTGFLAEDSADVGAALSSLASSLGEVQGFVEENKDLLASNVDKLTGLTKVLVDQRAALAEVLDLAPLGATNFINSYDAASGTIAVRDNLNELTHPPVLTLCRLISAGTPKEVPDVVGNLCKQLAPVLDGTLKLPSVPQVISSLTQGQLPPLPLPLADVLSQLSGGARR; encoded by the coding sequence ATGACCATCGACACCCGCGCACGCCGCAGCGTCTACACCTACCTCGCGTTCGCCTGTGTGGTCGCGCTCGTGCTGTCCGGTGGCCTGTGGTTCGTGCTGGGCGAGCGGGCGGGCACCCGGCTGAGCGCGTACTTCGGCAAGACCGTCGGCCTGTACGCGGGTTCTTCGGTGCGCGTGCTGGGCATCAAGGTCGGTGAGATCACCGCGGTGACCCCGCAGGGCGCGGCCGTGCGGGTCGACATGCGTGTCGATTCCGGAGTGGACATCCCGGCCGACGCCGGTGCCGTGGTCGTCGCGCCCTCGCTGGTCAGCGACCGATACGTCCAGCTGACGCCCGCTTACGACAGCGGCCCGGTGATGGCATCGGGCACCGTGATCGGCAAGGAACGCACGGCGACCCCGGTCGAGCTGGACGACCTTTACACGAGTCTCGACAAGCTTTCGAGCAGTCTGGGACCCAATGGCGCCAACAAGAACGGCGCGCTGTCGGGAGCGCTCGACACGGCGGCGGCCAACCTGGACGGCAACGGCGAGAACCTCAACAGCACGGTCACCAGGCTGGCCGAGCTGGCGAAGACGCTCGACGGTTCCAAGGACGACCTGTTCTCGACCGTGGAGAACCTGAACTCGTTCACGCACGCACTGTCCGAAAGCGACCGTCAGCTCAACTCGTTCTACACGCGAGCCGCCCAGGTCACCGGGTTCCTGGCCGAGGACTCGGCGGACGTGGGCGCGGCGCTGTCCTCGCTGGCGTCGTCACTGGGCGAGGTGCAGGGGTTCGTCGAAGAGAACAAGGACCTGCTGGCGTCCAATGTGGACAAATTGACCGGGCTGACGAAGGTGCTGGTCGACCAGCGCGCGGCGCTCGCCGAGGTGCTCGACCTCGCACCGCTCGGCGCCACCAACTTCATCAACTCCTACGACGCGGCGTCGGGCACGATCGCGGTGCGCGACAACCTGAACGAGCTGACCCATCCGCCCGTGCTCACCCTGTGCAGGTTGATCAGCGCGGGCACGCCAAAGGAGGTCCCGGACGTCGTGGGCAACCTGTGCAAGCAGCTCGCGCCGGTGCTCGACGGCACGTTGAAGCTCCCGTCCGTGCCGCAGGTCATCTCGTCGCTGACCCAAGGCCAGCTGCCGCCGCTGCCGTTGCCGCTCGCCGACGTGCTCTCGCAGTTGTCGGGAGGTGCGCGCCGATGA
- a CDS encoding MCE family protein, with the protein MKPLKQRNQAAVGGVTLVLLTLVVVATYFSDSIPLFGNGTTYAAYFAESAGLAPDNGVQVAGVKVGQVTSVSLAGKKVLVKFRVKDTRVGDTSTASIEIKTLLGEKYLALQSSGSGSQDPNVPIPLQRTRTPFELQDAFKQLSSTVGEINTQQLADSFNVLSDSLKDSPQHMKDALTGLSSLSKTVSSRDQQLKQLLANTSGVSKTLADRNAQLQRIISDGDLLLAELQSRKDAISALLKGTQRLSEQLSGLVADNRQQLKPTLEKLGKVTDVLQRNQDNLAHSLALMAPFARVGANATGNGRWFEGYLCGLLPPTITALGLHINPEGCTPPIAAPNQGVGGR; encoded by the coding sequence GTGAAACCACTCAAGCAGCGCAACCAGGCGGCGGTCGGCGGGGTGACCCTCGTGCTGCTGACACTGGTCGTCGTCGCGACCTACTTCTCCGACAGCATCCCGTTGTTCGGCAACGGCACCACGTACGCGGCCTACTTCGCGGAGTCGGCCGGGCTCGCGCCGGACAACGGAGTGCAGGTCGCCGGGGTCAAGGTCGGCCAGGTCACCTCGGTTTCGTTGGCGGGTAAGAAGGTTCTCGTCAAGTTCCGGGTCAAGGACACGCGGGTCGGCGACACGAGCACGGCGTCGATCGAGATCAAGACCCTGCTCGGTGAGAAGTACTTGGCGTTGCAGTCGTCCGGCTCCGGCAGCCAGGACCCGAACGTCCCGATCCCGTTGCAGCGCACGCGGACGCCGTTCGAGTTGCAGGACGCGTTCAAGCAGCTGTCGAGCACGGTCGGGGAGATCAACACCCAGCAGCTCGCCGACAGCTTCAACGTTCTGTCGGACAGCCTCAAGGACAGCCCGCAGCACATGAAGGACGCGCTGACCGGGCTGTCGTCGTTGTCGAAGACGGTGTCGTCGCGCGATCAGCAGCTCAAACAGTTGCTGGCCAACACAAGTGGCGTTTCGAAGACACTGGCCGACCGCAATGCCCAGCTGCAGCGGATCATCAGCGACGGCGACCTGCTGCTCGCCGAACTCCAGAGCCGCAAGGACGCGATCAGCGCGCTGCTCAAGGGAACTCAGCGGCTTTCGGAGCAACTGTCCGGGCTGGTCGCCGACAACCGGCAGCAGCTCAAGCCGACGCTGGAGAAACTCGGCAAGGTGACGGATGTGTTGCAGCGCAACCAGGACAACCTCGCGCACAGTCTCGCGCTGATGGCGCCGTTCGCCCGCGTCGGCGCGAACGCGACCGGCAACGGCCGCTGGTTCGAGGGCTACCTGTGCGGGCTGCTGCCGCCGACGATCACCGCGCTCGGCCTGCACATCAACCCGGAGGGATGCACGCCGCCGATCGCCGCGCCGAACCAGGGGGTGGGCGGCCGATGA
- a CDS encoding MCE family protein: MKRIAGVLAGVLSLAACSSGGFSGMYNASLPGGADLGEHPYRITAQFSDVLDLVPQASVKVNDVAVGRVEKIELSPDTHSALVTLLVNGDVPLPSNAGAELRQSSLLGEKFVDLHPPRAEQPTGKLGEGAQIPLARTNRNPEVEEVLGALSLLLNGGGVEQLQKISHELNDALAGNEPEIRALLAHVDQLATELDGHKGQIVRAIDGLDKLSSTLVAQQGNLTTAVDNLAPGLKVVTDQRDELVGMLQALNRLSTVAVDTVKQSGDQLVDNLRTLQPTLQKLVESGQNLPKALQILLTYPFPDYAGNVVKGDYANVEATVDLQLDTLLENLSSSSQPFLPIPGLSGSGPATPQVPRIPLPLPATDPLGDLLKGLLGGGR; encoded by the coding sequence ATGAAGCGGATCGCCGGAGTCCTCGCCGGGGTGCTGTCGCTCGCAGCGTGCAGCAGCGGCGGCTTTTCGGGCATGTACAACGCCTCCCTGCCCGGCGGCGCCGATCTCGGGGAGCATCCGTACCGCATCACGGCGCAGTTCTCGGACGTGCTCGACCTCGTGCCGCAGGCCAGCGTGAAGGTCAACGACGTCGCGGTCGGCCGGGTCGAGAAGATCGAGCTGTCCCCGGACACGCACTCGGCGCTGGTCACGCTGCTCGTCAACGGCGATGTCCCGCTGCCGTCGAACGCGGGCGCCGAGCTGCGCCAGTCCAGCCTGCTGGGCGAGAAGTTCGTCGACCTGCACCCGCCGCGCGCCGAGCAGCCGACGGGCAAACTGGGGGAGGGCGCCCAGATTCCGCTGGCGCGCACGAACCGCAATCCCGAAGTCGAAGAGGTACTGGGCGCGTTGTCGCTGCTGCTCAACGGCGGTGGCGTCGAGCAGCTGCAGAAGATCAGCCACGAGCTGAACGACGCCTTGGCGGGCAACGAGCCGGAGATCCGCGCGCTGCTGGCGCATGTGGACCAGCTCGCGACCGAATTGGACGGACACAAAGGACAGATCGTCCGCGCGATCGACGGTCTCGACAAACTGTCGTCCACTTTGGTCGCCCAGCAGGGCAATCTGACCACCGCGGTGGACAACCTCGCACCCGGTCTCAAGGTCGTCACCGATCAGCGTGACGAGCTGGTGGGCATGTTGCAGGCGCTGAACCGGCTCTCGACGGTCGCGGTCGACACGGTCAAGCAGAGCGGCGACCAGCTCGTCGACAACCTGCGGACGTTGCAGCCGACACTGCAGAAGCTCGTCGAATCCGGCCAGAATCTGCCGAAGGCGTTGCAGATACTGCTGACCTACCCGTTCCCGGACTACGCGGGCAACGTGGTCAAGGGCGACTACGCGAACGTCGAGGCCACTGTGGACCTTCAGCTGGACACCCTGCTGGAGAACCTGAGCAGCTCGTCGCAACCGTTTCTGCCGATACCCGGCCTGTCCGGGTCGGGTCCGGCCACGCCTCAGGTTCCGCGGATCCCGTTGCCGCTGCCCGCCACGGATCCACTCGGCGACCTGCTCAAAGGCCTGCTCGGGGGTGGCCGATGA